A window of Flammeovirga kamogawensis genomic DNA:
TTATATACGGAATAATATTTTGTATATTCAATAAAGCTGTTTCTATAAAGTGTAAATGCGTAAAATATCCCCATGAACAAAGAACTATTAAATTTTTACAAAAATTCCTCCTTAGGAATTGCTGTATATCGGCGAATCGGAAAGTATAAGTTTGAATTTGTTTACTATAATAAAGCCGGACAGGAAATGGATGGTGTAATAGGTATAGATTATAATGGAAAGCTTATTGATGAAATATTTCCAAATATTAAAAACTTTGGATTATTAGACCTCTTGGAAGATGTATATCATACAGGAACAACAAAAGAATTACCATTATCTGGCTATACCGTAAATAATCATTTAAAATTATACAGAAAGAATAGAGTACAGAAACTCGAAAAAGACTTAGTTGTGAGTGTCTATTCTGATGAATCTAAGACGCAAGAATATATCAGTAGAATAGAAAAAGAGAACCATATATTAAATAAAGCTTTAGACTATACCTCACATGATTTAAGAGGGAATTTATCAACCTCTTTAGGTGTATTAGAATTATTTGAAACAATAGACGTAAAACCAGATGAAAAAGAATATTTACTACATGTAATGAAAGAAAATTTAGAAAAAATTGATAACAATATACATCGGCTTGTAAGGATGTTATATAAAGCAATTTCTGATAAAGAAGAAAAAGTATCTGTATAAAAAAAGGATGTCTTCTCACAAAAGTGAAAAGACATCCTTTTATATATTTACAACTTTGATTCTTACATCATACCTGGCATACCACCACCCATTGGAGGCATAGCAGGAGCAGCAGCAGCACCTTCTTCTTTTTCATTAGAAACTACACAGTCTGTAGTTAATAATAAAGAAGCAACAGAAGCAGCATGCTCTAAAGCTAAACGAGTTACTTTAGTTGGGTCAATAACACCCGCAGCAACTAAGTCTTGATATTCTTCTGTACGAGCATTAAATCCGAAAGCACCTTCGCCTTCTAAAATTTTATTTACAATTACAGATGCTTCAAGTCCAGCATTCTCTAAGATAGTTCTTAAAGGAGCTTGGATAGCAGTTTTGATGATTTGAACACCAATAGCTTCATCTTCATGAGCAGTTTCAACCTGTCCTAAGATAGCAGAAGCACGTAATAAAGCAGTACCACCACCAACAATAATGCCTTCTTCTACTGCAGCTCTTGTAGCAGATAAAGCATCATCAACACGGTCTTTTTTCTCTTTCATTTCAGTTTCTGTAGCAGCACCAATGTAGATGATTGCTACACCACCTGCTAACTTCGCTAAACGCTCTTGAAGTTTTTCTTTGTCATAATCTGAAGTAGTGTTCTCCATTTGAACACGGATTTCAGCAACACGGTTAGCAACAGCTTCAGAAGAACCAGCACCATTAACAACAACAGTATTGTCTTTGTCGATAATTACCTTCTCAGCAGTACCTAACATGTCAATAGTTGCATCTTCTAGTTTCATACCTGTCTCGTCAGAGATTACAGTACCACCAGTTAATACAGCAATATCTTGTAGCATTGCTTTTCTACGGTCACCAAAACCAGGAGCTTTCACAGCTGCAACTTTTAATGCACCACGGATTTTGTTTACAACTAAAGTAGCTAAAGCTTCAGAATCTACATCTTCTGCAATAATTACTAAAGGTTTACCCGTTTGAGCAACAGCTTCCAATACAGGAAGAAGTTCTTTCATAGTAGAAACCTTCTTATCGTAAATTAAGATAAATGGAGTTTCCATGTCAGCTTCCATTTTCTCTGTGTTTGTCACAAAGTATGGAGATAAGTAACCACGATCAAACTGCATACCTTCAACAGTTTTTACTTCTGTTTCAGTACCTTTAGCTTCTTCAACAGTAATTACACCATCTTTACCAACTTTTTCCATCGCTTCAGCGATCATTGTTCCAATTTCAGCATCGTTATTAGCAGAAATAGTAGCAATTTGCTCAACTTCTTTGTTTGTTTCAACAGTTTTAGAAGTTGATTTTAACTCAGCAACGATAGCTTTAACAGCTTTGTCGATACCGCGTTTTAAATCCATTGGGTTTGCACCTGCAGCTACGTTTTTAATACCCGTAGTGAAGATTGCTTGTGTCAATACAGTAGCAGTTGTTGTACCATCACCTGCTTCATCAGCAGTTTTAGAAGCAACTTCTTTTACTAATTGTGCACCCATATTTTGTAATGGATCTGCTAATTCAATTTCCTTTGCTACAGATACACCATCTTTAGTAACATGAGGTGAACCAAATGACTTTTCAAGAATAACATTACGACCTTTTGGTCCTAAAGTAACTTTTACTGCGTTTGCTAAAGCATCAACACCTTTTTTTAAACCATCGAGTGCCTCAGCATCGAAATGAAGATTTTTTGCCATTTTTATATCTATTTTTTTATTTCTTAATCTTAATTTATTTTGACTTTATCCAAGTCATAAGTGTGGTTAGACAATCGCTAAAATGTCTGACTCACGCATCATTAAATAATCTGTACCATCAACATTAAGTTCAGTACCAGAATATTTACCATAAATTACCGTGTCTCCAACTTTTACAGTTAACGGCTCATCTT
This region includes:
- a CDS encoding histidine kinase, encoding MNKELLNFYKNSSLGIAVYRRIGKYKFEFVYYNKAGQEMDGVIGIDYNGKLIDEIFPNIKNFGLLDLLEDVYHTGTTKELPLSGYTVNNHLKLYRKNRVQKLEKDLVVSVYSDESKTQEYISRIEKENHILNKALDYTSHDLRGNLSTSLGVLELFETIDVKPDEKEYLLHVMKENLEKIDNNIHRLVRMLYKAISDKEEKVSV
- the groL gene encoding chaperonin GroEL (60 kDa chaperone family; promotes refolding of misfolded polypeptides especially under stressful conditions; forms two stacked rings of heptamers to form a barrel-shaped 14mer; ends can be capped by GroES; misfolded proteins enter the barrel where they are refolded when GroES binds) — protein: MAKNLHFDAEALDGLKKGVDALANAVKVTLGPKGRNVILEKSFGSPHVTKDGVSVAKEIELADPLQNMGAQLVKEVASKTADEAGDGTTTATVLTQAIFTTGIKNVAAGANPMDLKRGIDKAVKAIVAELKSTSKTVETNKEVEQIATISANNDAEIGTMIAEAMEKVGKDGVITVEEAKGTETEVKTVEGMQFDRGYLSPYFVTNTEKMEADMETPFILIYDKKVSTMKELLPVLEAVAQTGKPLVIIAEDVDSEALATLVVNKIRGALKVAAVKAPGFGDRRKAMLQDIAVLTGGTVISDETGMKLEDATIDMLGTAEKVIIDKDNTVVVNGAGSSEAVANRVAEIRVQMENTTSDYDKEKLQERLAKLAGGVAIIYIGAATETEMKEKKDRVDDALSATRAAVEEGIIVGGGTALLRASAILGQVETAHEDEAIGVQIIKTAIQAPLRTILENAGLEASVIVNKILEGEGAFGFNARTEEYQDLVAAGVIDPTKVTRLALEHAASVASLLLTTDCVVSNEKEEGAAAAPAMPPMGGGMPGMM